In Daphnia magna isolate NIES linkage group LG6, ASM2063170v1.1, whole genome shotgun sequence, the following are encoded in one genomic region:
- the LOC116924255 gene encoding sodium bicarbonate transporter-like protein 11 isoform X2, with protein sequence MELPPASANNVLPLQHQRTKPEAEAAILLDQQPDGSSAATNNGLTGGEAVLNFAASVPSAKRAAKRWKERNRTMAATRGGKTTSTGMKSTTMPLMVANSLMSPGNTFVLCDSQCVVEINAPSGVVNAEPSLQPQPVFKRRCSLTMPYPALYGSWQVQTASPVAVTAPQASKTEKGRQTSTYDSPLTERKVLAQRAERKTLQRRWSTFQMNVDQLHLHQPHSAPSTEPPVLPMLTRARPSGGRARSGDVSATIDEQTESENCETAMAEINESSAGEGQRRNISEIPRSLTLSNQRFNNNGNRATPVEDVDTSPSVVSSYLGEDSCHQLSAIHLQDVPGSTTEKDLVSTALVANDDEDEEVEDEDLHLITCTLQRLPLKDFGAEVRPAVDITQFLQQSVLLLDVTENSPSDLVDLLLSRMVPSVAEEAKMILFTHDTVPMLARTIQATCTTGDSGTFDYDQSWICALCNLPTLTRRHVGIVRLKHPANMGHTCHEVRLFVLVLCPSKEKGTKNALETGRTFATLLADMDLRQRLLEARTEDEFKRILLKHTQELAEEQAISIRVDHGSAARLSTGGESSEGERLCRFGQGIREDLARRLPHYVSDYKDGLTGVKTPQKVLSTTLFLYFACILPAIAFGVLNDHNTHGKIVIYSICEDFQLDFYAMYGCVGLWSSFFLVLYSLFDVSRLMRWSTRSTEEIFALFISIAFCVDAFRDTVKNFQENYYAPACKGDSLPGNLSSKTRVDTPTNANNTVVAYLLSQGNASAAEMTECNRASSLLFLLLMFGTVWIGVSLYNFNKTPYLQAGKREALADYSLPVAVITLSFVGSYLFQDVTVERFRYDDKNVFMVAPLERLSWLAVLAAMGMGFSLSLLFFMDQNITSAMVNNPCNKLKKGPAYHWDLFVVALVTAFLSVFGLPWMHATLPHSPLHVRGLADVEERVDQGHVYEIIVKVRETRLTGMISHFFIGLSLFLLPYPLAYIPTAVLDGLFLYMAVTALNGNQMFERITLLFMEQAAYPPNHYIRRVPQRKIHQFTGCQVTQLLVMCLFGFAPWAYMKMVFPLIILFLLPVRHRLVPQLIEGRFLEALDGEHQ encoded by the exons ATGGAATTGCCGCCAGCCAGCGCTAATAACGTGCTGCCGTTGCAGCATCAACGTACTAAGCCAGAAGCCGAGGCTGCGATATTACTGGATCAGCAGCCGGATGGAAGTAGCGCTGCTACCAACAACGGCCTTACGGGGGGTGAAGCCGTATTGAATTTTGCGGCTTCCGTGCCGTCGGCAAAACGAGCCGCCAAACGCTGGAAGGAGCGGAATCGTACAATGGCCGCCACTCGCGGAGGCAAAACAACGTCGACTGGCATGAAATCGACGACTATGCCATTGATGGTGGCCAATAGTCTCATGTCACCGGGCAACACGTTCGTCCTTTGCGACAGCCAATGCGTTGTGGAAATTAACGCACCGTCCGGAGTCGTCAATGCCGAGCCATCGCTACAACCGCAGCCGGTATTTAAGCGACGATGTTCGCTTACGATGCCGTATCCGGCTCTCTACGGATCATGGCAAGTTCAAACGGCATCGCCCGTCGCCGTCACGGCCCCACAGGCGTCCAAAACGGAAAAGGGCCGGCAGACGAGCACGTACGATTCGCCGTTAACCGAACGGAAGGTGCTGGCCCAACGGGCGGAGCGCAAAACTCTTCAACGTAGATGGTCCACTTTTCAGATGAATGTTGATCAATTGCATTTGCATCAACCGCATTCAGCGCCCAGCACAGAGCCGCCCGTTTTGCCGATGCTGACTCGTGCCCGCCCTAGTGGCGGAAGGGCACGCTCCGGTGACGTCAGTGCCACCATTGACGAACAGACGGAAAGCGAAAACTGCGAAACGGCCATGGCCGAGATCAATGAATCATCAGCGGGAGAAGGGCAGCGTAGAAACATATCCGAAATCCCGCGCTCCCTTACCCTTTCCAATCAAAGATTCAACAATAACGGGAATCGCGCCACCCCTGTTGAGGACGTTGACACTAGTCCGTCTGTAGTATCGTCTTATTTGGGCGAAGACAGTTGCCATCAGCTATCAGCCATCCACTTGCAGGATGTGCCCGGTTCGACTACGGAGAAGGACCTAGTTTCTACGGCGCTCGTAGCGAATGACGATGAAGATGAGGAAGTTGAAGATGAAGACCTTCACTTAATCACGTGCACTTTGCAGAGGTTGCCGCTCAAGGACTTTGGCGCCGAGGTGAGACCGGCTGTGGACATTACCCAGTTTCTTCAGCAGAGCGTCTTACTACTCGATGTCACCGAGAACTCACCCTCCGATTTGGTGGACCTCTTACTCAGCAGGATGGTCCCGTCCGTCGCCGAGGAGGCTAAAATGATTCTCTTCACTCACGATACAG TTCCCATGTTGGCGAGGACGATCCAGGCGACGTGCACTACGGGCGACAGTGGCACATTTGACTACGATCAATCGTGGATCTGTGCACT GTGCAATCTACCGACATTGACAAGACGCCACGTCGGCATCGTCCGCCTCAAGCATCCGGCCAATATGGGACACACCTGCCACGAAGTTCGACTCTTCGTCTTGGTCCTCTGTCCTAGTAAAGAG AAAGGGACGAAGAACGCGTTGGAGACGGGCCGAACATTTGCCACACTTTTAGCGGACATGGACCTTCGTCAGCGATTGTTAGAGGCCCGCACCGAAGATGAATTCAAACGGATTTTGTTGAAACATACGCAAGAGCTGGCCGAAGAGCAGGCCATCTCCATCCGAGTGGATCATGGCAGCGCAGCGAGACTCTCCACCGGCGGAGAGAGCAGT GAGGGTGAAAGATTATGTAGATTCGGGCAGGGAATCAGAGAGGATCTGGCACGACGTTTGCCCCACTACGTCTCTGATTACAAAGATGGCCTAACGGGTGTGAAGACACCCCAAAAGGTCCTATCTACTACGCTCTTCCTCTATTTTGCCTGCATTCTTCCGGCCATCGCTTTCGGCGTTTTAAACGATCACAACACTCACGGCAAAATTG TGATCTATAGCATTTGCGAAGATTTCCAGCTGGATTTCTACGCCATGTACGGATGCGTAGGTCTCTGGTCGTCGTTCTTCCTCGTCCTCTATTCGCTGTTTGACGTCTCACGCCTCATGCGATGGTCAACTCGATCCACCGAGGAGATTTTTGCCCTTTTTATCTCCATCGCTTTCTGCGTCGATGCCTTCCGCGACACCGTCAAAA ATTTCCAGGAGAATTATTACGCACCGGCGTGTAAAGGCGATTCGTTACCGGGCAACCTCAGCAGTAAAACTCGCGTTGACACGCCCACTAATGCCAATAATACCGTGGTAGCTTACCTACTTAGCCAAGGCAACGCTTCGGCTGCTGAAATGACGGAATGCAACCGGGCCAGCTCCCTCTTATTCCTTCTGCTCATGTTTGGCACTGTATGGATCGGTGTCTCCCTTTACAACTTCAACAAAAC ACCGTACCTGCAGGCTGGAAAACGAGAAGCTTTAGCTGATTATTCGCTGCCAGTAGCTGTCATCACGCTGAGCTTTGTCGGCTCTTACCTCTTTCAAGACGTGACGGTAGAGCGGTTCCGATACGACGATAAAAACGTTTTCATGGTGGCACCACTCGAGCGACTCTCTTGGTTGGCTGTGCTGGCAGCAATGGGAATGGGATTCTCCCTGTCGCTGCTCTTCTTTATGGATCAGAATATCACGTCGGCGATGGTCAACAATCCATgcaacaa GCTGAAAAAAGGTCCTGCGTACCACTGGGATCTGTTTGTGGTGGCATTGGTGACGGCTTTTCTTTCCGTCTTTGGATTGCCGTGGATGCATGCGACGCTGCCGCATTCGCCGCTTCATGTCCGTGGCCTGGCTGACGTCGAGGAGAGGGTCGACCAAGGACACGTCTACGAAAT taTTGTCAAAGTACGCGAAACGAGATTGACGGGCATGATCTCGCACTTCTTCATCGGCCTGTCGCTCTTTTTGCTACCCTATCCGTTAGCCTACATTCCCACGGCTGTGCTCGATGGCCTCTTCCTCTACATGGCTGTCACAGCTCTCAACGGCAATCAGATGTTTGAGCGTATCACTCTCCTTTTTATGGAGCAG GCCGCATATCCACCGAATCACTACATTCGACGAGTTCCGCAGCGGAAAATCCATCAGTTTACTGGATGTCAAGTGACACAGTTGCTAGTCATGTGCCTCTTTGGCTTCGCTCCTTGGGCTTACATGAAGATGGTCTTCCCACTCATCATCCTCTTCCTTCTGCCCGTACGGCACCGACTCGTCCCACAGCTCATTGAAGGTCGCTTCCTGGAAGCCCTTGATGGAGAACACCAGTAA
- the LOC116924255 gene encoding sodium bicarbonate transporter-like protein 11 isoform X1, whose amino-acid sequence MELPPASANNVLPLQHQRTKPEAEAAILLDQQPDGSSAATNNGLTGGEAVLNFAASVPSAKRAAKRWKERNRTMAATRGGKTTSTGMKSTTMPLMVANSLMSPGNTFVLCDSQCVVEINAPSGVVNAEPSLQPQPVFKRRCSLTMPYPALYGSWQVQTASPVAVTAPQASKTEKGRQTSTYDSPLTERKVLAQRAERKTLQRRWSTFQMNVDQLHLHQPHSAPSTEPPVLPMLTRARPSGGRARSGDVSATIDEQTESENCETAMAEINESSAGEGQRRNISEIPRSLTLSNQRFNNNGNRATPVEDVDTSPSVVSSYLGEDSCHQLSAIHLQDVPGSTTEKDLVSTALVANDDEDEEVEDEDLHLITCTLQRLPLKDFGAEVRPAVDITQFLQQSVLLLDVTENSPSDLVDLLLSRMVPSVAEEAKMILFTHDTVPMLARTIQATCTTGDSGTFDYDQSWICALCNLPTLTRRHVGIVRLKHPANMGHTCHEVRLFVLVLCPSKEKGTKNALETGRTFATLLADMDLRQRLLEARTEDEFKRILLKHTQELAEEQAISIRVDHGSAARLSTGGESSEGERLCRFGQGIREDLARRLPHYVSDYKDGLTGVKTPQKVLSTTLFLYFACILPAIAFGVLNDHNTHGKIDVKKVIIGQTIGGLFFFVFGGQPLLILLTTAPLSLYIKVIYSICEDFQLDFYAMYGCVGLWSSFFLVLYSLFDVSRLMRWSTRSTEEIFALFISIAFCVDAFRDTVKNFQENYYAPACKGDSLPGNLSSKTRVDTPTNANNTVVAYLLSQGNASAAEMTECNRASSLLFLLLMFGTVWIGVSLYNFNKTPYLQAGKREALADYSLPVAVITLSFVGSYLFQDVTVERFRYDDKNVFMVAPLERLSWLAVLAAMGMGFSLSLLFFMDQNITSAMVNNPCNKLKKGPAYHWDLFVVALVTAFLSVFGLPWMHATLPHSPLHVRGLADVEERVDQGHVYEIIVKVRETRLTGMISHFFIGLSLFLLPYPLAYIPTAVLDGLFLYMAVTALNGNQMFERITLLFMEQAAYPPNHYIRRVPQRKIHQFTGCQVTQLLVMCLFGFAPWAYMKMVFPLIILFLLPVRHRLVPQLIEGRFLEALDGEHQ is encoded by the exons ATGGAATTGCCGCCAGCCAGCGCTAATAACGTGCTGCCGTTGCAGCATCAACGTACTAAGCCAGAAGCCGAGGCTGCGATATTACTGGATCAGCAGCCGGATGGAAGTAGCGCTGCTACCAACAACGGCCTTACGGGGGGTGAAGCCGTATTGAATTTTGCGGCTTCCGTGCCGTCGGCAAAACGAGCCGCCAAACGCTGGAAGGAGCGGAATCGTACAATGGCCGCCACTCGCGGAGGCAAAACAACGTCGACTGGCATGAAATCGACGACTATGCCATTGATGGTGGCCAATAGTCTCATGTCACCGGGCAACACGTTCGTCCTTTGCGACAGCCAATGCGTTGTGGAAATTAACGCACCGTCCGGAGTCGTCAATGCCGAGCCATCGCTACAACCGCAGCCGGTATTTAAGCGACGATGTTCGCTTACGATGCCGTATCCGGCTCTCTACGGATCATGGCAAGTTCAAACGGCATCGCCCGTCGCCGTCACGGCCCCACAGGCGTCCAAAACGGAAAAGGGCCGGCAGACGAGCACGTACGATTCGCCGTTAACCGAACGGAAGGTGCTGGCCCAACGGGCGGAGCGCAAAACTCTTCAACGTAGATGGTCCACTTTTCAGATGAATGTTGATCAATTGCATTTGCATCAACCGCATTCAGCGCCCAGCACAGAGCCGCCCGTTTTGCCGATGCTGACTCGTGCCCGCCCTAGTGGCGGAAGGGCACGCTCCGGTGACGTCAGTGCCACCATTGACGAACAGACGGAAAGCGAAAACTGCGAAACGGCCATGGCCGAGATCAATGAATCATCAGCGGGAGAAGGGCAGCGTAGAAACATATCCGAAATCCCGCGCTCCCTTACCCTTTCCAATCAAAGATTCAACAATAACGGGAATCGCGCCACCCCTGTTGAGGACGTTGACACTAGTCCGTCTGTAGTATCGTCTTATTTGGGCGAAGACAGTTGCCATCAGCTATCAGCCATCCACTTGCAGGATGTGCCCGGTTCGACTACGGAGAAGGACCTAGTTTCTACGGCGCTCGTAGCGAATGACGATGAAGATGAGGAAGTTGAAGATGAAGACCTTCACTTAATCACGTGCACTTTGCAGAGGTTGCCGCTCAAGGACTTTGGCGCCGAGGTGAGACCGGCTGTGGACATTACCCAGTTTCTTCAGCAGAGCGTCTTACTACTCGATGTCACCGAGAACTCACCCTCCGATTTGGTGGACCTCTTACTCAGCAGGATGGTCCCGTCCGTCGCCGAGGAGGCTAAAATGATTCTCTTCACTCACGATACAG TTCCCATGTTGGCGAGGACGATCCAGGCGACGTGCACTACGGGCGACAGTGGCACATTTGACTACGATCAATCGTGGATCTGTGCACT GTGCAATCTACCGACATTGACAAGACGCCACGTCGGCATCGTCCGCCTCAAGCATCCGGCCAATATGGGACACACCTGCCACGAAGTTCGACTCTTCGTCTTGGTCCTCTGTCCTAGTAAAGAG AAAGGGACGAAGAACGCGTTGGAGACGGGCCGAACATTTGCCACACTTTTAGCGGACATGGACCTTCGTCAGCGATTGTTAGAGGCCCGCACCGAAGATGAATTCAAACGGATTTTGTTGAAACATACGCAAGAGCTGGCCGAAGAGCAGGCCATCTCCATCCGAGTGGATCATGGCAGCGCAGCGAGACTCTCCACCGGCGGAGAGAGCAGT GAGGGTGAAAGATTATGTAGATTCGGGCAGGGAATCAGAGAGGATCTGGCACGACGTTTGCCCCACTACGTCTCTGATTACAAAGATGGCCTAACGGGTGTGAAGACACCCCAAAAGGTCCTATCTACTACGCTCTTCCTCTATTTTGCCTGCATTCTTCCGGCCATCGCTTTCGGCGTTTTAAACGATCACAACACTCACGGCAAAATTG ACGTCAAGAAAGTCATCATCGGTCAAACGATTGGCGGCTtattcttcttcgtctttgGTGGTCAGCCTCTGCTGATCCTACTCACCACTGCGCCACTCTCGCTCTACATCAAAG TGATCTATAGCATTTGCGAAGATTTCCAGCTGGATTTCTACGCCATGTACGGATGCGTAGGTCTCTGGTCGTCGTTCTTCCTCGTCCTCTATTCGCTGTTTGACGTCTCACGCCTCATGCGATGGTCAACTCGATCCACCGAGGAGATTTTTGCCCTTTTTATCTCCATCGCTTTCTGCGTCGATGCCTTCCGCGACACCGTCAAAA ATTTCCAGGAGAATTATTACGCACCGGCGTGTAAAGGCGATTCGTTACCGGGCAACCTCAGCAGTAAAACTCGCGTTGACACGCCCACTAATGCCAATAATACCGTGGTAGCTTACCTACTTAGCCAAGGCAACGCTTCGGCTGCTGAAATGACGGAATGCAACCGGGCCAGCTCCCTCTTATTCCTTCTGCTCATGTTTGGCACTGTATGGATCGGTGTCTCCCTTTACAACTTCAACAAAAC ACCGTACCTGCAGGCTGGAAAACGAGAAGCTTTAGCTGATTATTCGCTGCCAGTAGCTGTCATCACGCTGAGCTTTGTCGGCTCTTACCTCTTTCAAGACGTGACGGTAGAGCGGTTCCGATACGACGATAAAAACGTTTTCATGGTGGCACCACTCGAGCGACTCTCTTGGTTGGCTGTGCTGGCAGCAATGGGAATGGGATTCTCCCTGTCGCTGCTCTTCTTTATGGATCAGAATATCACGTCGGCGATGGTCAACAATCCATgcaacaa GCTGAAAAAAGGTCCTGCGTACCACTGGGATCTGTTTGTGGTGGCATTGGTGACGGCTTTTCTTTCCGTCTTTGGATTGCCGTGGATGCATGCGACGCTGCCGCATTCGCCGCTTCATGTCCGTGGCCTGGCTGACGTCGAGGAGAGGGTCGACCAAGGACACGTCTACGAAAT taTTGTCAAAGTACGCGAAACGAGATTGACGGGCATGATCTCGCACTTCTTCATCGGCCTGTCGCTCTTTTTGCTACCCTATCCGTTAGCCTACATTCCCACGGCTGTGCTCGATGGCCTCTTCCTCTACATGGCTGTCACAGCTCTCAACGGCAATCAGATGTTTGAGCGTATCACTCTCCTTTTTATGGAGCAG GCCGCATATCCACCGAATCACTACATTCGACGAGTTCCGCAGCGGAAAATCCATCAGTTTACTGGATGTCAAGTGACACAGTTGCTAGTCATGTGCCTCTTTGGCTTCGCTCCTTGGGCTTACATGAAGATGGTCTTCCCACTCATCATCCTCTTCCTTCTGCCCGTACGGCACCGACTCGTCCCACAGCTCATTGAAGGTCGCTTCCTGGAAGCCCTTGATGGAGAACACCAGTAA
- the LOC116924255 gene encoding sodium bicarbonate transporter-like protein 11 isoform X3 produces the protein MSVRRVKGSYRNSLRRFGSGDPNKAVRNSAWIFRNGEWRLIFDDGEEACLLYAKHERLPLKDFGAEVRPAVDITQFLQQSVLLLDVTENSPSDLVDLLLSRMVPSVAEEAKMILFTHDTVPMLARTIQATCTTGDSGTFDYDQSWICALCNLPTLTRRHVGIVRLKHPANMGHTCHEVRLFVLVLCPSKEKGTKNALETGRTFATLLADMDLRQRLLEARTEDEFKRILLKHTQELAEEQAISIRVDHGSAARLSTGGESSEGERLCRFGQGIREDLARRLPHYVSDYKDGLTGVKTPQKVLSTTLFLYFACILPAIAFGVLNDHNTHGKIDVKKVIIGQTIGGLFFFVFGGQPLLILLTTAPLSLYIKVIYSICEDFQLDFYAMYGCVGLWSSFFLVLYSLFDVSRLMRWSTRSTEEIFALFISIAFCVDAFRDTVKNFQENYYAPACKGDSLPGNLSSKTRVDTPTNANNTVVAYLLSQGNASAAEMTECNRASSLLFLLLMFGTVWIGVSLYNFNKTPYLQAGKREALADYSLPVAVITLSFVGSYLFQDVTVERFRYDDKNVFMVAPLERLSWLAVLAAMGMGFSLSLLFFMDQNITSAMVNNPCNKLKKGPAYHWDLFVVALVTAFLSVFGLPWMHATLPHSPLHVRGLADVEERVDQGHVYEIIVKVRETRLTGMISHFFIGLSLFLLPYPLAYIPTAVLDGLFLYMAVTALNGNQMFERITLLFMEQAAYPPNHYIRRVPQRKIHQFTGCQVTQLLVMCLFGFAPWAYMKMVFPLIILFLLPVRHRLVPQLIEGRFLEALDGEHQ, from the exons AGGTTGCCGCTCAAGGACTTTGGCGCCGAGGTGAGACCGGCTGTGGACATTACCCAGTTTCTTCAGCAGAGCGTCTTACTACTCGATGTCACCGAGAACTCACCCTCCGATTTGGTGGACCTCTTACTCAGCAGGATGGTCCCGTCCGTCGCCGAGGAGGCTAAAATGATTCTCTTCACTCACGATACAG TTCCCATGTTGGCGAGGACGATCCAGGCGACGTGCACTACGGGCGACAGTGGCACATTTGACTACGATCAATCGTGGATCTGTGCACT GTGCAATCTACCGACATTGACAAGACGCCACGTCGGCATCGTCCGCCTCAAGCATCCGGCCAATATGGGACACACCTGCCACGAAGTTCGACTCTTCGTCTTGGTCCTCTGTCCTAGTAAAGAG AAAGGGACGAAGAACGCGTTGGAGACGGGCCGAACATTTGCCACACTTTTAGCGGACATGGACCTTCGTCAGCGATTGTTAGAGGCCCGCACCGAAGATGAATTCAAACGGATTTTGTTGAAACATACGCAAGAGCTGGCCGAAGAGCAGGCCATCTCCATCCGAGTGGATCATGGCAGCGCAGCGAGACTCTCCACCGGCGGAGAGAGCAGT GAGGGTGAAAGATTATGTAGATTCGGGCAGGGAATCAGAGAGGATCTGGCACGACGTTTGCCCCACTACGTCTCTGATTACAAAGATGGCCTAACGGGTGTGAAGACACCCCAAAAGGTCCTATCTACTACGCTCTTCCTCTATTTTGCCTGCATTCTTCCGGCCATCGCTTTCGGCGTTTTAAACGATCACAACACTCACGGCAAAATTG ACGTCAAGAAAGTCATCATCGGTCAAACGATTGGCGGCTtattcttcttcgtctttgGTGGTCAGCCTCTGCTGATCCTACTCACCACTGCGCCACTCTCGCTCTACATCAAAG TGATCTATAGCATTTGCGAAGATTTCCAGCTGGATTTCTACGCCATGTACGGATGCGTAGGTCTCTGGTCGTCGTTCTTCCTCGTCCTCTATTCGCTGTTTGACGTCTCACGCCTCATGCGATGGTCAACTCGATCCACCGAGGAGATTTTTGCCCTTTTTATCTCCATCGCTTTCTGCGTCGATGCCTTCCGCGACACCGTCAAAA ATTTCCAGGAGAATTATTACGCACCGGCGTGTAAAGGCGATTCGTTACCGGGCAACCTCAGCAGTAAAACTCGCGTTGACACGCCCACTAATGCCAATAATACCGTGGTAGCTTACCTACTTAGCCAAGGCAACGCTTCGGCTGCTGAAATGACGGAATGCAACCGGGCCAGCTCCCTCTTATTCCTTCTGCTCATGTTTGGCACTGTATGGATCGGTGTCTCCCTTTACAACTTCAACAAAAC ACCGTACCTGCAGGCTGGAAAACGAGAAGCTTTAGCTGATTATTCGCTGCCAGTAGCTGTCATCACGCTGAGCTTTGTCGGCTCTTACCTCTTTCAAGACGTGACGGTAGAGCGGTTCCGATACGACGATAAAAACGTTTTCATGGTGGCACCACTCGAGCGACTCTCTTGGTTGGCTGTGCTGGCAGCAATGGGAATGGGATTCTCCCTGTCGCTGCTCTTCTTTATGGATCAGAATATCACGTCGGCGATGGTCAACAATCCATgcaacaa GCTGAAAAAAGGTCCTGCGTACCACTGGGATCTGTTTGTGGTGGCATTGGTGACGGCTTTTCTTTCCGTCTTTGGATTGCCGTGGATGCATGCGACGCTGCCGCATTCGCCGCTTCATGTCCGTGGCCTGGCTGACGTCGAGGAGAGGGTCGACCAAGGACACGTCTACGAAAT taTTGTCAAAGTACGCGAAACGAGATTGACGGGCATGATCTCGCACTTCTTCATCGGCCTGTCGCTCTTTTTGCTACCCTATCCGTTAGCCTACATTCCCACGGCTGTGCTCGATGGCCTCTTCCTCTACATGGCTGTCACAGCTCTCAACGGCAATCAGATGTTTGAGCGTATCACTCTCCTTTTTATGGAGCAG GCCGCATATCCACCGAATCACTACATTCGACGAGTTCCGCAGCGGAAAATCCATCAGTTTACTGGATGTCAAGTGACACAGTTGCTAGTCATGTGCCTCTTTGGCTTCGCTCCTTGGGCTTACATGAAGATGGTCTTCCCACTCATCATCCTCTTCCTTCTGCCCGTACGGCACCGACTCGTCCCACAGCTCATTGAAGGTCGCTTCCTGGAAGCCCTTGATGGAGAACACCAGTAA